A stretch of DNA from Kazachstania africana CBS 2517 chromosome 3, complete genome:
ATATCGCTGGAGGAGAACATGGGCAGCGGTAATGGTGACGACGACAATGGTGACGGCATTATTGATCTAACATCCGATTGATTGGTCGGCAGATTATGTAACTATATGTTTATATGAATAATGTTCTTTTGATAGAACAGTTGtattatttcaatggaaCGTAGGAAATTTAGAATTGAGCCACTCCCATGGATCATTAAatctaatatttttatttaaggaggaaatttcatttaattcttcttcagtcaAAGTAATAGAGTCCTCTACATTCAAGTTTTGTAACAATCTTTCCTTCTTCGTAGATTTTGGAATCACAGCAATGCCTCTTTGAGTTGCCCATCTTAGTAATACTTCTGAGGGAGTTGAGCTTCGATGAGCAGCGGCAATCTTTTTTATGATTGGATGTTCAAGAAGACTTGGTGTACTCTTGGCCAATTGAGAGTCCAACTCGATGAATGATTGTGGACCAAATGAAGAGTATGCGACAACTTGAATGCCCTTTAGCTTACAATATTCAACCAGCTTTTCCTGAGTTAGGTATGGATGATGTTCGATTTGTAATGCTACAGGCTTAATTCTACAGCCGTTCAAAAGGTCCTGAACTAAAACACCGTTGAAATTGGAAATACCGATTGATTTGATCAAACCATTGTCAACACATTCCTCTAAAGCCCGGTAAGTATCAAGAATGGGAACTTTAGCTTCAGAGAGAATGCCCTC
This window harbors:
- the GRE3 gene encoding trifunctional aldehyde reductase/xylose reductase/glucose 1-dehydrogenase (NADP(+)), with the translated sequence MPSLVTLNNGQKMPLVGLGCWKISNDICAEQVYQAIKLGYRLFDGATDYGNEVEVGQGIKKAIDEGLVKRSDLFVVSKLWNSYHHPDHVKLALKRNLQDLGLDYIDLYYIHFPIAFKFVPFEEKYPPGFYTGVDDAREGILSEAKVPILDTYRALEECVDNGLIKSIGISNFNGVLVQDLLNGCRIKPVALQIEHHPYLTQEKLVEYCKLKGIQVVAYSSFGPQSFIELDSQLAKSTPSLLEHPIIKKIAAAHRSSTPSEVLLRWATQRGIAVIPKSTKKERLLQNLNVEDSITLTEEELNEISSLNKNIRFNDPWEWLNSKFPTFH